GAAACTTCTCCCCTCGCTTTTCCCCGCGAGGCTTGTGGGAGTGGAAGCAGCACTGGATGGGCAAGACAGTTTCTTTTCGCTCGTTGCAACAATTGCATCGCATCCGATTCTAAAGGGCTTCGACGTTTCGAGGGGCGAGGCGGTGTCCAGTGCAAGGTTCTATCGCTTCATCAGGACCGAGGGACTGGAAGGAAGCAGGGTCGTCGCCGAGTTCTCGCACGGACTTCCCGCCATCCTGGAGGCAAAGGGAGTTCTCCTTTTCACCGGTTCATTTGAACCCGAATGGAACGACCTGGTCGTGAGCGGCGCCTTTCTTCCGATGCTCCATGAAATGCTCAGATACCTCTGCGGAGTAGGGTCGTCTTCCGCGCGAGAGTTTCATCCGGGAGACGCGCTGGAGGAAGAGCTTCCCGCGGGACAAGAATCATCCCTCTCGTTGGTCGCTCCGAGCGGCAGGGAGCCACGAATATCGAAAATCAAACTCGGCACGTCGCTCGTTCTCAGGTCGGAGCCCATGAACGAGCTGGGTATCTACAGGCTTTTCGCCGGCAATGAGGAGATTGGCACTTTCAGCGTCAACCTTGATCCCGTCGAGTCGCAGGCCGATCCGCTTGGCAAGAGAGAGCTCATCAGTAGGTTCCCGGGCGCAAGTATGGCCGGCGAAGGTGTTCGCGGCGAACTCGCCGGCATCGCACGGTCGGGCCAGGAGCTGTGGCCCTTCTTTCTTCTTCTGTGTCTCGGCTTCTTGGTTGCCGAGGTGCTTGTGGCGAGATCGATAGCTCCGTCGGATCGCAGTGTCCATTCATGACCTGTGAGCTTTTGAGATTATGTCGAGGCTAGGCGAGAGATTCATTTCTAGGCTAAGGGACTGCGACGCGGCTGGCGAAGTCGTACGCGCGTTGCGGACCGAGGCCAAACCCAGAATCACTGTCAGCGGGCTCACCGGCTCGTCGCGTGCACTTTTTGCGGCTCTGGTTAAGACGGACACGCAGCGGCCAGTGGTCGTCGTCTTGCCTGACGAACGGCCGGCCGAGGATAGAAAGGAAGACCTCGAATTCTTCCTCTCCACCGAGCCTTCCTCCGGGGAAGTCGTGTTCTTTCCGCAGGAAGACGTTCCTCCGTACAGGGAGAGCAGAACGCTTTCTTCCGTTTCTGACGCCAGGATGAGTGCTCTTGACTCCTTGAGTCGAAAACCTCCGGGTGTGCTTATCACGACAGTGCGGGCATTGATGGAGAAGGTGCCTTCAAGAAAACTCTTTTCTTCTTTTTCCTTACCAGTCAAGAGAGGACAGGAAGTTCACCTCCAAGACCTGGCACGCAGACTCGTTCTCATGGGCTTCGCGCCGCAACCTACCGTCACTCAGGTAGGAGAGATGAGCATGAGGGGCGGCATCGTGGACGTGTTCTCATTCGGGAGCGGCAGCCCATGGAGAATAGAGCTTGATGGCGACACGGTGAGTTCAATAAGACTTTTCGATCCCGACACGCAACGCTCCATTTCCGAAGAAAAAGAAGCCCGCATCTTGCCACTCTACGAACTCGTGCTGTCAGAAGAAATCCTTGGCCGACTCGAACAGACATCGCAGGAAGACTCCGTGTCGCGGGTCTCCCCGGAGACCGAGCTTTTCTTGAGGATACACGATGGGATTTCTCTGGCTTCCCTGCTTAGCTCGAGAGGGTTCTTGATGCAGGATCTCACGAGCGTGCTCGAGTACCTGCCTCGAGATAGTGTGATTTTCTTCGAAGACGAGAAGAAGGTTCTCGATAAGGCCACGTACTTCGAAAAGGAGGTACTTCAAGCGTGGCAAGAGATTCCGAAGAAAGACACGCCTCTCTCGTCTCCCCACGAGCTCTATCTGACCGGCGACGAACTCAAGCGGCGCGTCCACGACTTCGCTGGAGTGTCCGTGGCCGGCGTCGTGGAGGCGCGAGAGGAAGGCAGCACGAAGTTTGAGATAATCTCGAGAGAGCCAGACTCTATTGGCAGAGACATCCGGCTTCTCCATCGCTATCTGGACGAACTCTGTTCCTACGGCACGGAAAGCTACATTCTCTGTGACAATGCCAGCCAGCAGGAAAGGCTTCGCGAGCTTGTCGGCGACCGTAACGTGACAATCGAGGTAGGCCGGCTGAACTTCGGCTTCATCATGCCGGATATCAAACTTGCGGTTCTCACGGACAGGGAGCTTTTCTCGAGATATCGATGGAAAAGGTTCAGGCGCAGACTAAGTCTAGGCATCACGGTGAGGGACATATCTGCTCTCAGGCTGGGGGACTACGTCGTACATGACGAATACGGGATAGGCATCTACCGGGGCTTGAAGCGGCTCTCGGTTGACGGACACGAGACGGATTGCTTGCAGATGGACTACGCAGGTGGTGACAAGCTCTTCATTCCGGTCGATCAACTGAATCTCATACAGAAGTACGAGTCGGAAGAGGGGCACGTGCCGTCCATCCACAGGATAGGCGGCACCCTCTGGAAGCGCACCAAGGTGCGAGCAAAGAAAGCCATAAAGGACATGGCGAAGGAACTGCTAGAGATTCAGGCCGCGAGAAGGGCTCTCAGCGGACACAGCTTTTCTCCCGACACCGTCTGGCAGAAGGAGCTGGAAAGCTCATTCAAGTACGAGGAGACTCCCGATCAGCTTCGGGCTTGCGAGGACGTGAAGGGGGACATGGAAAAGAGTTCGCCCATGGAGCGCTTGGTCTGCGGAGACGTCGGCTACGGCAAGACCGAGGTGGCCGTCAGAGGAAGCTTCAAGGCACTGATGGACGGTAAGCAGGTTGCGATCCTGGTGCCGACGACCGTCCTCGCTCAACAGCACTACAACACGTTTTCGGAACGACTGGCAGATTACCCCGCAAGAATTGAGATGTTGAGCCGTTTCAAGAACAAGGCCGAACAAAAGAAGGTAGTCCAGGGGCTCAAGGCGGGGGTG
The genomic region above belongs to Candidatus Eisenbacteria bacterium and contains:
- the mfd gene encoding transcription-repair coupling factor; the encoded protein is MSRLGERFISRLRDCDAAGEVVRALRTEAKPRITVSGLTGSSRALFAALVKTDTQRPVVVVLPDERPAEDRKEDLEFFLSTEPSSGEVVFFPQEDVPPYRESRTLSSVSDARMSALDSLSRKPPGVLITTVRALMEKVPSRKLFSSFSLPVKRGQEVHLQDLARRLVLMGFAPQPTVTQVGEMSMRGGIVDVFSFGSGSPWRIELDGDTVSSIRLFDPDTQRSISEEKEARILPLYELVLSEEILGRLEQTSQEDSVSRVSPETELFLRIHDGISLASLLSSRGFLMQDLTSVLEYLPRDSVIFFEDEKKVLDKATYFEKEVLQAWQEIPKKDTPLSSPHELYLTGDELKRRVHDFAGVSVAGVVEAREEGSTKFEIISREPDSIGRDIRLLHRYLDELCSYGTESYILCDNASQQERLRELVGDRNVTIEVGRLNFGFIMPDIKLAVLTDRELFSRYRWKRFRRRLSLGITVRDISALRLGDYVVHDEYGIGIYRGLKRLSVDGHETDCLQMDYAGGDKLFIPVDQLNLIQKYESEEGHVPSIHRIGGTLWKRTKVRAKKAIKDMAKELLEIQAARRALSGHSFSPDTVWQKELESSFKYEETPDQLRACEDVKGDMEKSSPMERLVCGDVGYGKTEVAVRGSFKALMDGKQVAILVPTTVLAQQHYNTFSERLADYPARIEMLSRFKNKAEQKKVVQGLKAGVVDVVIGTHRLLQRDVEFRDLGLLVIDEEQRFGVAHKEALRKRKKLVDVLTMTATPIPRTLHMSLVGARDMSLVNTPPRDRIPIKTEIVEFNEELIREALLREPDRGGQSFFVHNRIYSIDSMACFLKALVPELTFAVAHGQMRERDLEEVMLRFINKEFDVLVCTMIIESGIDMPNVNTMIVNRADCFGLAQLYQLRGRVGRSKEQAYAYLLVPPGKALTEAAEKRLRVIEECDELGAGFKIAMRDLEIRGAGNILGPEQHGFILSIGFDLYCRLLEEASRELKGEVTVEDKLARLKAETSAYIPEDYVEDDVERMSLYRRLADTRSVEAVDGIEQEMVDRFGKAPFPALSLLDIRRIRLLSKGLPLESISVGRTHSQFILSRRLSKKEATCLVRSLKFQIGFAVGHAMQIKLEHGGAHAFQRTKNLLKALHSCVSVR